The following coding sequences lie in one Primulina huaijiensis isolate GDHJ02 chromosome 2, ASM1229523v2, whole genome shotgun sequence genomic window:
- the LOC140969190 gene encoding BEL1-like homeodomain protein 7, whose amino-acid sequence MLAEKENLETKFMATYFPKSNNQSDAATMLYSRDPLPGSYSETPVIPGNTMMYMNFSPSSGPFSDALTGNSHRQSTCFEIQPADNSEPGSSQQEIMLNFGGSRIVEHDLSSWKDGRNEMLMMHPINGGRVLQGQGLSLSLGTHIPSGMQIPQIPYQNDTSSFSPFLGPNPSLSNDERGGNQSFEEDDNSRTRQLSYNEYMLSCIQGTNADAIKSDSYGMSSMTRAIPNSKYLKAAQQLLDEVVNVKKAIKEQSFKKELVKDSKEGDGGLGDGDSDPSQAGVSSVLPESSSNSTNELPAAEKQDLQNKLTKLLAMMDEVDRRYKQYYHQMKIVVSSFDVIAGSGAAKAYTALALLTISRHFRCLRDAINGQIQVARKNLGEQDDSSNGKGIVISRLRYVDKQLRQQRALQQLGMMPQHAWRPQRGLPETSVSILRAWLFEHFLHPYPKDSDKIMLARQTGLTRSQVSNWFINARVRLWKPMVEEMYKEETGDVEVDSNSSSETTPRTTKTDAKTSQDKEEDFHQISTSSGHLLASNSIPMPHVEMVELDNNPSFQPPSKYCTRKSGDEQRQIDETTLFQDSMGHSNYGTDRFIEAAYHISEFERFGNGSGKISLTLGLQQSAGGSIPICNDCRYGFVNTRGSDAYNASDLAMETEITEFDCIDSENRQQRFVHPRLLHDFVA is encoded by the exons ATGTTAGCCGAGAAGGAAAAtcttgaaacaaaattcatGGCTACATATTTTCCAAAATCAAACAATCAAAGTGATGCTGCAACGATGCTCTATTCAAGGGATCCTTTGCCTGGTTCTTATTCAGAAACACCAGTTATTCCCGGAAACACGATGATGTATATGAATTTCTCGCCTTCCTCAGGGCCGTTTTCCGATGCACTTACTGGGAATTCTCATAGGCAAAGCACCTGTTTTGAAATTCAGCCTGCTGACAATTCTGAGCCTGGCTCATCTCAACAAGAAATAATGCTAAATTTCGGAGGTTCCCGAATTGTAGAACATGATTTAAGCTCATGGAAAGATGGTAGAAACGAGATGCTAATGATGCACCCCATAAATGGTGGTCGTGTTCTTCAAGGTCAAGGATTATCCCTTAGTCTCGGTACACACATACCCTCAGGAATGCAGATACCACAGATCCCGTATCAGAATGATACTTCCAGTTTCTCTCCATTCTTGGGGCCGAACCCATCACTCTCTAATGATGAGAGGGGTGGGAACCAGTCTTTCGAAGAAGATGACAATTCACGAACTAGGCAGTTGAGCTATAACGAATATATGCTTTCTTGTATTCAAGGAACCAATGCCGATGCAATAAAATCCGATTCATATGGCATGTCAAGCATGACACGAGCCATTCCTAACTCAAAATACCTGAAAGCTGCACAACAACTGCTTGATGAAGTTGTTAATGTCAAAAAAGCTATTAAGGAACAAAGTTTCAAGAAAGAGTTAGTAAAGGACTCAAAAGAAGGTGATGGGGGCTTGGGAGATGGCGATTCAGATCCTTCTCAAGCAGGGGTATCTTCAGTTCTACCTGAGTCAAGCAGCAACTCCACTAATGAACTTCCAGCCGCTGAGAAGCAGGATTTGCAGAATAAATTGACAAAGCTTTTGGCAATGATGGACGAG GTTGACAGGCGATACAAGCAGTATTACCATCAGATGAAGATAGTGGTGTCTTCCTTTGATGTGATAGCTGGATCTGGGGCAGCTAAAGCATACACGGCACTTGCCCTTCTCACAATTTCTCGCCATTTTCGCTGCTTGCGTGATGCTATAAATGGCCAGATTCAAGTAGCACGAAAAAACCTTGGTGAGCAAGATGATTCTTCAAATGGCAAAGGGATTGTCATATCACGCCTACGTTACGTGGACAAGCAACTCAGACAACAGAGAGCCCTTCAGCAGCTTGGAATGATGCCACAGCATGCATGGAGGCCACAGAGGGGACTTCCTGAAACATCTGTTTCAATCTTGCGTGCTTGGCTTTTCGAGCACTTCCTCCATCC ATATCCAAAAGATTCTGACAAGATAATGCTAGCGAGGCAAACTGGACTAACAAGAAGTCAG GTCTCAAATTGGTTCATAAATGCTCGAGTCCGGCTTTGGAAGCCCATGGTTGAAGAAATGTACAAAGAAGAGACCGGTGACGTGGAAGTCGACTCTAATTCTTCCTCAGAAACCACACCAAGAACCACAAAAACTGATGCCAAAACATCTCAGGAtaaagaagaagattttcacCAAATCTCCACCTCTTCTGGCCATCTCCTTGCCTCGAATTCCATCCCCATGCCCCACGTAGAAATGGTGGAACTAGATAACAATCCCAGTTTCCAACCTCCAAGCAAGTACTGTACAAGAAAATCAGGGGACGAGCAGAGGCAGATCGATGAAACTACTCTCTTTCAAGATTCTATGGGACATTCGAATTATGGTACCGACCGATTTATTGAAGCTGCATACCATATTTCGGAATTCGAAAGATTTGGAAATGGGAGTGGAAAGATTTCACTCACGCTAGGATTGCAGCAGAGCGCAGGTGGTAGCATTCCAATTTGTAATGATTGTCGCTATGGTTTTGTGAATACAAGAGGATCTGATGCATACAATGCATCAGATTTGGCTATGGAGACTGAGATTACAGAATTCGATTGTATCGATTCTGAAAATCGGCAGCAACGGTTCGTCCATCCCCGTCTTTTACATGACTTTGTAGCATGA